ATTTTATTTATGAAGTAGTATCCTAAAATCATGCTGATGCCCCCCGCAATCAATAACTTATTACCCAATTCCTCACGTACTAAAACTAACTCATAGTCCGGATTTAGTGTAAGTAATACTAAGAACAGAGCAACCGGTAGGACCAGCAGAATAATGGCAGACAGACGCCCTTCAGCGGTTAGTGCCTTAATCTTGGCTTTAAAATTCAGCCGGTCCCGGATGATCTGTCCGATCTTTTCCATAACTTCGGTGAGGTTTCCACCGGTCTCGCTTTGAATCAGGACGGCAGTGACAAAATATCTTAAGTCCCGGCTGTCTACCCGGTCCGCCATTTGAACCAATGCTTCTGCCATGGTCAGGCCATAACGTTGCTGATCAAAGGCGATCCGCATTTCGGTGGCTAAAGGGGGTGCACTTTCGTTGCTCAGCAGCTCCATGGCCGAAGGCAAAGTATGGCCAGCCCGAAGGGACCGGGCCAACAACTGCATGGCGTCTGGCATCTGCATCTCAAACTGACGTGACTTGCGAATCCTTTTCCACCGCAGGTAGAAAAATAACCCTAATCCCGTGGCTAAGGCCAAGCAGACCCCCAGAAAAAAATTTTGTCCCCAGAAAAGGCCTAGGCTGAAACCCAGAAAACCCAATAAGAGCGCCATTGTTAAGAACTTACCCGGGGTCCAAAAAATATCAGCCTGAAGTAAGGAACATTGTAATTTTGCCCCCAGGGTTTTCCCTATGGCCTTCTCCAGGAGATTCATTATGGGGGTCTTTTCAGGCTTTAAGTCGTCTTTCAATATCTGGGCTTGAAACAGGTGGCTTTTTCTGGTGGCTAACAATCGCTTAGACATATGTCGCCGCTGGCTTATAGGTTCAACAATAAGATGGTAAACCGCGGCAATAAACATCAATATACCTACGAAAATACCTGAAAGGCCTATGACATAAATGAAATCCCTAAAGGTAATATTTGATATAATCTGATCCATATTGTTTACCAGACTTTTGGTTGTCCTCGGCGCCGCCCACTTCGAGTGGCCTGGGGTATGAAGACTTCATCTGGAATCGGCACCCCATAGACCTGGCAGCGATCGGCAAATTTTGGTCTCACCCCAGTGGCAGTATAATGGCCTAAAATTCGTCCGCCTTCGCCTATCCCATAGCGCTCAAAAACAAAGATATCCTGTAAACTGATCACTCCGCTTTCCATCCCGGTGATTTCGGAAAATCCTACCACTCGACGGTTGCCGTCGGTATGACGGGCCAGTTGAATAATCACATTTATTGAGGAGCTGATCAACTGGCGCATAGCTTTTTCCATTATGTTATATCCGGAAAGAGAGATCATGGTTTCTAAGCGAAGTAAAGCTTCTCGGGGGCTGTTGGCGTGGACGGTGGTCATGGACCCTTCATGCCCTGTATTCATGGCCTGGAGCATATCCATGACCTCCGCGCCCCGGACCTCACCAACAATGATGCGATCCGGCCGCATTCTTAAGCTGTTACGCACCAGATCCCGGGCGGTTACTTCCCCCTTTATTAGGCGGCCGGGTCTCCAGACGGCAGACATGTTCCTGCTGTAACTGCAGCTCCGCGGAATCCTCAATGGTAATGATCCTCTCGTTCCTGGGAATGAAGCTAGAAAGGATATTGAGTAACGTAGTTTTTCCTGAGCCGGTCCCTCCAGAAATTAGGATGCTTAACCTGGCCGCCACGATGGCCTTCATCACCTCCCCAATTTCTGGAGTCACGGAGCCCGTGCTGATTATGTCTGCCAGGCTAGGGCGCTGGACCGCAAACCGCCGGATAGAGAGAATGGGCCCATCCAGGGCCAAAGGGGGAATGACGGCATTAATCCGGGAACCATCAGGCAACCGGGCATCCACCATGGGGGAAGATTCATCGATCCGACGTCCGACATTGCTGACGATTTTATGGATAATCCTCATTAAGTGAGCGTTGTCCCGAAAACGCACATTAGTCCGCTCTAAACGGCCTTTCCGTTCGATATAGATCAGGTCGTGTCGGTTAACCAGGATATCGGAGATACTCGGATCCCGCATCAGGTTTTCCAAAGGACCCAAACCCAAGACTTCGAACTCCAGTTCCTGGACCAGGCGGGCCCGCTCTTCCAGATTTAAGGGAACTGGTTCATCATCTAAGAGTACTAGAACCGCCCGGCGAATCTCCTCGGCTACCCTGGATTCCTCCATGGTTTCCAGTTGCGAAAAATTTAGGCGCTCTACCAGTCGACGATGTACCCGGTTCTTTACCTCATAAAGGCGGGTTTCTCGATCTGTATCAGACCGCACGGTGGACTCAGACAAATCTGGAGTTGGAGTCTCAACTACGCCATTCTTATTTAAGCCTTTTGGGTCGTTTACTAACCAGGCCATTTATTCGGTCACCTCTTTGGAAAATATTCGACGCAGCCAACCAGGTTTGGCAGCCTCTTTTACATCTTTTGATCGGCTTTCGCTATCCAATTCTTTAGCCAGAAGTTTTAAACTGCGCCACAACTTTGATCGGGGGGCCACCGAGGGCAGGGAGGTCCCTTGATCTATTGCCGCGATCATGGCGGGAAAGTCACTAGGTAAGGTAAAAGACACGGGTTTGTGCAGAAGACGCTCAATATCCTTAAATTCCAAAAAGCTATGCTTATAATAGCGATTGACCAGCACCTTTACCTTCTGTAACGACAAGTTCCGTTGGTATAAAACTTCACATAAGTTTTTTAGATTCTTTAGATCAGGGATGGAAAGCTCCGTTAGCAACAATACCTGATCAGCCTCTCGGATCGCCATAAAAAATATATTATCTATCCAGTTACTTAGATCGACAACAAGCCAGTCATATAGATTTCGTAATTCTGAGAACAACTTTTCCAGCCGTTCAGGTTCAAAGGTCTGTTGTCCATTCAAATCGGGATTACCAGAAACAATATAAAGATTGCCTTCATGTTGTTGCAAGACCTTGCGAACGAATACGGGATCAAGCTGGTTAACATTCTGAAGTAGGTCCGTAATACTATAAGAGCCTTTCAGATTCAGAAAATGGGCCACATCCGGGAAGGGCCGCCCTAAATCCACTAACACTACCCTCTGGGGATGCAACTCCGCCAACGCCATAGCCAGGTTAATGGCAATGGCCGTGGCTCCCACGCCACCTTTATGACTGGTGACCACCACCATCTGGCCACGTCTGGTTTCAGTAGATTTTTTCTCTTTTAATGCAGCTCGAACCCTTTCAATAGCGGCCTTTAAATCCATTGGGTTTAAAGGCAAAGGTAAGAACTCCCGTATCCCCAATTGCATTATGCGAATTAAAAAATCCGGATGTCGGCTCGCAGAGCTGACTATGATTGCATCAGAAGGGTAAAATTGTAAAAGTTTTTCCAGCCAATCGGGAAGGACTGCCTCCCCCTTCAGGACCACCAGAATAAGATCGGGCTTGACACTGCCCGGCTCAGATAAAAAGCCCTCGGGATCAGTCCTATGCTCCAATACCCGCAACTTGGGAATAGTCTCCAAAAGCTCCGGTGAGACCAATTCCTGGGAGTCACTCTCATATAAAATGGTTAGCAAAAGGACTTCGGCCATTGTTTCGTTTCTAACTCCTGGAGGCTTCCATCATAAATAATGTAAGGAAAGAGTTATCTTCCTGTTTAACCGACCTAATCACTCTCTTCTAATATACCAAAATAAGGGGCGCGCTCTGCCTTTGGCTCTTCTATGAAGCTTTTGGTATATTTTTCATTGACATTTACCCCGGCCCGGGGAGACAGGCCCACGGAAGCGGTAGCTTCATAGAGTCCCGCTTCCGGATATACAAATTGGTTGACCTTATTGGTTTCCACCGAGCAGCCATAATCTCTCTCCACATAACTCGGATAGGTACACCCGGTAAGACACCAGGAAACCAACCCGATCGCCAACCAGATTTTGGCCAGGGATCCCTTCTGTTGCCCTCGATAGCTTTTTAGCATGGTCCCCCCTTATTGTAGCGACTGATATCCGAATCCCTCGGGTAAATCATTCTGGGGTGAAGGATGTGGGCTTGGGGGTTTCTTCCGGCCTTCAATCGCTCCTAAGAGATAAAATTCCAGGTCATCTGGTTCAATATAACTATCAGTAGGCAGCCTCACCTCCTTGGTGGGCATAGGCTTGACCAGATGCGGCGTTACCAAAACTACCAATTCCGATTCATTCTTTTGGAACGAGCTGGAACGGAACAGGG
This portion of the Deltaproteobacteria bacterium genome encodes:
- a CDS encoding type II secretion system F family protein; this encodes MSKRLLATRKSHLFQAQILKDDLKPEKTPIMNLLEKAIGKTLGAKLQCSLLQADIFWTPGKFLTMALLLGFLGFSLGLFWGQNFFLGVCLALATGLGLFFYLRWKRIRKSRQFEMQMPDAMQLLARSLRAGHTLPSAMELLSNESAPPLATEMRIAFDQQRYGLTMAEALVQMADRVDSRDLRYFVTAVLIQSETGGNLTEVMEKIGQIIRDRLNFKAKIKALTAEGRLSAIILLVLPVALFLVLLTLNPDYELVLVREELGNKLLIAGGISMILGYYFINKIVKSIET
- a CDS encoding AAA family ATPase, which translates into the protein MAEVLLLTILYESDSQELVSPELLETIPKLRVLEHRTDPEGFLSEPGSVKPDLILVVLKGEAVLPDWLEKLLQFYPSDAIIVSSASRHPDFLIRIMQLGIREFLPLPLNPMDLKAAIERVRAALKEKKSTETRRGQMVVVTSHKGGVGATAIAINLAMALAELHPQRVVLVDLGRPFPDVAHFLNLKGSYSITDLLQNVNQLDPVFVRKVLQQHEGNLYIVSGNPDLNGQQTFEPERLEKLFSELRNLYDWLVVDLSNWIDNIFFMAIREADQVLLLTELSIPDLKNLKNLCEVLYQRNLSLQKVKVLVNRYYKHSFLEFKDIERLLHKPVSFTLPSDFPAMIAAIDQGTSLPSVAPRSKLWRSLKLLAKELDSESRSKDVKEAAKPGWLRRIFSKEVTE